A genomic window from Anopheles ziemanni chromosome X, idAnoZiCoDA_A2_x.2, whole genome shotgun sequence includes:
- the LOC131290522 gene encoding J domain-containing protein, with protein MSGVDEILAYKRDSKEDLYAMLNCNETSTVDQIQAEFKILALQYHPDKNDGDKESEAKFQQLKEAKEILCDPEKRASYDKWRNSGIQISYKNWLGMKEHVQQSMHWAIPKTKDRMLPEGGAAGSTTGAAGSASGLSAAQPNPAHRRASEGGAALYYGGRKGEWGSENSSEVVNKFRNYEI; from the exons ATGAGCGGGGTTGATGAAATTCTCGCGTACAAACGCGACTCGAAGGAGGACCTGTACGCGATGTTGAACTGCAACGAAACGTCCACG GTGGACCAAATCCAGGCCGAGTTTAAAATACTTGCCCTGCAGTACCACCCGGACAAGAATGATGGTGACAAGGAGTCCGAGGCCAAGTTTCAACAGCTGAAG GAAGCGAAGGAGATCCTGTGCGACCCGGAGAAGCGGGCCAGCTACGACAAATGGCGTAACAGTGGCATCCAGATCAGCTACAAGAACTGGCTCGGGATGAAGGAGCACGTTCAGCAGAGCATGCACTGGGCCATCCCTAAAACCAAGGACCGCATGCTACCGGAGGGCGGTGCGGCCGGCTCGACTACCGGCGCGGCTGGGTCCGCGTCGGGCCTGAGTGCCGCCCAACCAAACCCGGCCCATCGGCGCGCGTCCGAGGGGGGGGCCGCGCTATACTATGGTGGCCGCAAGGGAGAATGGGGCTCGGAAAACTCCAGCGAGGTCGTCAACAAGTTCCGCAACTACGAGATCTAA